TAGATCTCGCCGAACTTTTTTACGACATGTTCACAAACTACTCTTCCCATTATTTTACTCCTTCTTTTGGCAATTAACCTTTAACAGCGCCCATGGTCAGACCTTTGATAACATAGCGCTGGAAAATCATCGTGAGAATGATGGCCGGGGTGATAATAACCACGGCGGCCGCCATGACCGGCCCCCAGCTGACTTCGGCATAGGAGACGAAGTTGTAGATCGCGATCGGCAGCGGTTTGGTCCGGTCAGCGCTCAGTACCAGGGAAAACATGAAATTATTCCAGGAAAAAATGAAAGACAGCGTACTGGCCGTCAGGACGCCCGGTCCCGATAGGGGCAGCACTATGCGGAAAAAGGCGTTCTGCAGCGTGCAGCCGTCGACGCGGGCCGCTTCCTCCAATTCGCGCGGCAGGCCGTCGAAATAGTTTACCATAATCCAGACGATCAGCGGCAGCCCTACCAGCATGTGGCTGGCGATGACGGCCGTATAGGTGTCCACCATGCGCAGTTTGGAAAATAGCATGAACCAGGGGATAAGGTAGGAAATGCCGGGCATCAGGCGGGCAACGAGGATGACGATCCCCAGGGTGCGCTGCTTATAGCGGGAAATGGTGTAGGCCGCAGGCAGGCCGATTATCAGCGATAACAACGTTGAGCCCACAGCGATGACGGCGCTGTTAAACAGATAGCGGCCGAACTGCTGCTCGACAAAGACACGTTGATAGTTTTCAAGCGTCGGGGTAAACAGCCATACCGGGGGCATGGACACGATCTGGGCCTGCGTTTTAAACGAGGCGGAAACGATCCAAAAGAGCGGGAAAAAGAACGGTACCACCACCAGCAGTACCAGGAGATACCATAACAGCTTATGCACCAATTTGTTTGTTCCCATTGTCTCACTCCTAGTATCCAGGACTGTTGCCGTCTATTGCTCCCATGACTTGCGGAACCACAGGGTAAGAATGCTGAAACCGAGCACAAGGGCGAGCAGGGCAACCAGCACCGACGAGGCGGCGCCAAACCGGAAGTAGCCGAAGCCCAGGTTATAAGCGTAGATGTTAAGCGTTTCCGAAGCAAAGCCGGGACCGCCGGCCGTCATGGTATAGATGATGTCGAACGTTTTAAAGGCGTCAATGCTCCGCAGCACCACCGCGACCAGAATGGTCGGGGTAAGGAGCGGCAGCGTCACATAGCGGAAGACCTGAAACGGCGTGGCTCCGTCCACGAGCGCGGCTTCATAAGGATCGTTCGGCAGTGCGGCCAGGCCGGCCAGGACGATCAGCGCCACCATCGGCGTCCATTCCCAAATGTCGACGAGCGCCAGGGACGGAATAACCGCCGTCGGCGATGCCAACCACTTGGAGGGCGGCAGGCCAAGCAGCTTAAGGGCATAGTTGCCAAGGCCGATGGTCGGCTCATAAAAGAGCGTCCAGGCTAAGCCGATGGCTACCGGCGTTGCCACCATGGGCAAAAGTAGTAGGGTTTTGACCAAATTTTTTCCGACAAACTCGCGGTTAAGAATCAGCGCGATGGCTACACCCAGGACGGTTTCCACGCCAACGGCCAGAGCGGTGAAGTAGACCGTCAGCTTAATCGCATTAAAAAAGCGGGGGTCTTTAAGCATTTCCGCATAGTTTTTCAGACCAACGAAATTGCCTTGCCCGCCTTGCGCCATCGAGAGGTCGGTAAGACTGATCCAGATGGTGTAAACAACCGGGAAGGCCATCATTAATACAATAAAAATGAGTGCTGGCAGCGGAAAAAGCCAACGGATATTGCGTTCAATAAAGTCGTTCAAACCGAAGTCCTCCTAACGGGGCAAGCCATTTATTTTACAGCGTAGGTGCGGCCCTCGGGCCGCACCTACGGAAAGGGTACCGCGCTTATTTATTTTCGCCGGCTTTTTGCAGCAGGGCATCGACTTTCGCCGCTGCCTCCTTGGCTGCGGCGGCAATGTCGCCGGCACCGCCGGTCTCGATGGCTTTGACAATGACGTCGCCGATCGCGTCGCGGGCTTCGCCGACAGCCGTCATCAGCGGGCGGTCATACGGTACGGCGACAGGCGAGGTTTTCTTGGCGATGTCGGCCAGGCCGGGATGGAGCTTGGCAAGTACTTCCTGATCATTCCAGATGGAAGCACGGGAAGTTGTGTTGCCGGCCAGTTGGGCCTTCTTCATGACTTCAGGGCTGGACAGCCACTTAACAAATTCCCAGGCCGCGTCCTTGTTCTTGGACTGGGCGGAAATAGCAACGGCCCATGGTACTACGTTGTAAGGCTTAAAGCCAGCCGGGCCGGCCGGGAAGGGCGCCAGGCCAACTTTATCGGCAACTTTGGACTTGTTGGGGTCTAACAGGCCGGACAGCAGCGTGCTGGCATCGGTCCACATGGCCACCTTGCCGCTGGCAAACAGGGCTTGGGCCTGGGGCCAGGACATATTGGTCACGCCGGGCGGGCCATAGTCATGGAGAATGCGGCCATAGTACTGCAGGGCCTTAACGGCTTCCGGCGAATCGATGACCGCCTTGCCGTTTTTGATAAAGTCGCCGCCATATTCGTACAGGTAGCTGGAGAACTGGGTAACGGCGGCGCCACGCTGACCGCGGGACACGATGCCGTACATTTCGGCCGATGGGTTATGCAGCTTCTTGGCGGCCGCTTCGAGTTCCTCGAGAGTGGTCGGCGGTTTCAGGCCAGCCTGCTCAAAGAGGTCTTTGCGGTAGAAGAGCATTTCCCACTCGGTAACAAGCGGGATGGCATTAATATTATTGTTGAACGTCACGGCGTCAACGGTGGATTTGGGGAAGTCGCCCCAATTCCAGCTAGCCGGCGTCTTATTGGCATCGTTTATGTAGCTGTTAAGGGGTTGATACCAGTTATTCTTGCTAAACAGGCGGCCCTCTTGGAGCGGACGGGTCATGAAGACGTCCACCGTCGATGAGCCGGAAGTCAGCTCAACCGTAAGCTTCTGGGTAAGCTGGTCTTCAAAGTAGCTTTCCATATTGACCTTGATGCCGGTCTGCTTCTCAAACTCGGGAATTAGCGATTTAATAGCCTCGGGATACGGATGGTTGGACGCGAGGAAGCGGATCGTCACACCGGCGAACTTTTGTCCGCCCTGCCCTTGTTTGGGCTGGTTGCCGCCACCGCAGCCGGCCGCCGTCACCAAAAAGACCAGAACCAGCGCCAGCAGCAGCCATTTGTTACGGAACCGTTTCAATGTTAACCCCTCCTTAGTATTAATTATTTAAAAGACTTAATTAAGTTAACCTACACCTCCAATTTTTAAGATATAGAGTACCGTTATGGGTTATTCGCGTTATTCTATTATTTTCCTTCAGCCTGTCAGCGTAAAATTTGGCTGCAAATATGTTACTTTTTACACTTGGGGGGCAGGCTTGACTTATTTAAAAAATTGACTTATTTAGGATAACACGCCACTTTCCCACAAAAAATAGGCATAAAACCTTACGGTCTCATGCCTATTCTTTCCGCGCGTGCTGCGCAACTATTTGCTTTCAAGCCATTCCGTGTGGAAAACGCCGGGCCTGTCGGTGCGCTCATAAGTGTGGGCGCCGAAATAGTCACGCTGGGCTTGGATGAGGTTGGCCGGCAGCACGGCGCGGCGATAGCTGTCATAGTAGTCGAGGGAGGCGCTGAAGGCCGGCGTGGGGATGCCCAGCTCCTTGCAGGTTTTGACCACCAGCCGCCAGTTGGCCTGCGCTTTGTCGAGAACCGACCGGAAAAAGGGATCGATGAGCAGATTGGGAAGCTGCGGGTCGCGCTGGTACGCCTCCTTGATCCGGTCCAGGAACCGGGCCCGGATAATGCATCCGCCCCGCCATAACAGGGCCACTTCGCCAAAATCCAAATCCCACTGATATTCGGCGCTGGCCGCCTTGAGAAGGGCAAAACCCTGGGCATAGGAACAGATTTTGGAGGCGTACAGCGCGTCATGAATGGCCTGGATAAATTCGTACCGGTCGCCGGTATAACGGCCGTCCGGCCCGGTAAGAACCTTGGCGGCCGCCACCCGCTCGTCTTTATACGCTGACATGCAGCGAGCAAAAACGGCCTCGGTGATAGTCGGGGTGGGTACACCGAGATCGAGGGCGCTCTGTGACGTCCATTTACCGGTTCCCTTCTGCCCGGCCTTATCGAGAATGACTTCCACCAGCGGCAGGCCGGTAGCATCGTCATATTTTGTGAAAATATCACGGGTAATTTCAATCAGGTAGGAATCAAGGTCACCCTCGTTCCACTTGGCAAAAACACGGTGCAGCTCGTCGGCCGACAGGCCGAGGGCGTTCTTCATAATATAATAGGCCTCGCTGATAAGCTGCATATCGCCATATTCGATGCCGTTGTGCACCATCTTGACATAGTGACCGGCGCCGTCAGGGCCGACATACGCACAACATGGCCCGTCGGCCACCTGGGCCGCGATGCGGGTAAAGATCGGGGCTACTTCCTGGTACGCGTCCCGGTCGCCGCCCGGCATCAGGCTGGGCCCTTTCAGCGCCCCTTCTTCGCCGCCGGATACCCCCATGCCGATAAAGCGG
This genomic interval from Sporolituus thermophilus DSM 23256 contains the following:
- a CDS encoding carbohydrate ABC transporter permease gives rise to the protein MGTNKLVHKLLWYLLVLLVVVPFFFPLFWIVSASFKTQAQIVSMPPVWLFTPTLENYQRVFVEQQFGRYLFNSAVIAVGSTLLSLIIGLPAAYTISRYKQRTLGIVILVARLMPGISYLIPWFMLFSKLRMVDTYTAVIASHMLVGLPLIVWIMVNYFDGLPRELEEAARVDGCTLQNAFFRIVLPLSGPGVLTASTLSFIFSWNNFMFSLVLSADRTKPLPIAIYNFVSYAEVSWGPVMAAAVVIITPAIILTMIFQRYVIKGLTMGAVKG
- a CDS encoding carbohydrate ABC transporter permease, which produces MNDFIERNIRWLFPLPALIFIVLMMAFPVVYTIWISLTDLSMAQGGQGNFVGLKNYAEMLKDPRFFNAIKLTVYFTALAVGVETVLGVAIALILNREFVGKNLVKTLLLLPMVATPVAIGLAWTLFYEPTIGLGNYALKLLGLPPSKWLASPTAVIPSLALVDIWEWTPMVALIVLAGLAALPNDPYEAALVDGATPFQVFRYVTLPLLTPTILVAVVLRSIDAFKTFDIIYTMTAGGPGFASETLNIYAYNLGFGYFRFGAASSVLVALLALVLGFSILTLWFRKSWEQ
- a CDS encoding ABC transporter substrate-binding protein, giving the protein MKRFRNKWLLLALVLVFLVTAAGCGGGNQPKQGQGGQKFAGVTIRFLASNHPYPEAIKSLIPEFEKQTGIKVNMESYFEDQLTQKLTVELTSGSSTVDVFMTRPLQEGRLFSKNNWYQPLNSYINDANKTPASWNWGDFPKSTVDAVTFNNNINAIPLVTEWEMLFYRKDLFEQAGLKPPTTLEELEAAAKKLHNPSAEMYGIVSRGQRGAAVTQFSSYLYEYGGDFIKNGKAVIDSPEAVKALQYYGRILHDYGPPGVTNMSWPQAQALFASGKVAMWTDASTLLSGLLDPNKSKVADKVGLAPFPAGPAGFKPYNVVPWAVAISAQSKNKDAAWEFVKWLSSPEVMKKAQLAGNTTSRASIWNDQEVLAKLHPGLADIAKKTSPVAVPYDRPLMTAVGEARDAIGDVIVKAIETGGAGDIAAAAKEAAAKVDALLQKAGENK
- the gnd gene encoding decarboxylating NADP(+)-dependent phosphogluconate dehydrogenase; its protein translation is MEKQYDIGLIGLAVMGENLVLNMAGKGFAVAVYNRTVSKVDDFVAGRGKGLAIGGAHSVAELVAMLKRPRKVMLMVKAGKPVDDMIGELLPYLEPGDIIIDGGNSYFEDTRRRWRELAVKGIRFIGMGVSGGEEGALKGPSLMPGGDRDAYQEVAPIFTRIAAQVADGPCCAYVGPDGAGHYVKMVHNGIEYGDMQLISEAYYIMKNALGLSADELHRVFAKWNEGDLDSYLIEITRDIFTKYDDATGLPLVEVILDKAGQKGTGKWTSQSALDLGVPTPTITEAVFARCMSAYKDERVAAAKVLTGPDGRYTGDRYEFIQAIHDALYASKICSYAQGFALLKAASAEYQWDLDFGEVALLWRGGCIIRARFLDRIKEAYQRDPQLPNLLIDPFFRSVLDKAQANWRLVVKTCKELGIPTPAFSASLDYYDSYRRAVLPANLIQAQRDYFGAHTYERTDRPGVFHTEWLESK